CATGCCGTCAAACAGGGCCACGCGTTCAGCCGTTTTGTCGAACCGAGGCACCACGACCGGGTAGGTTTTGTGCTTCCGAGACGTCCGCTCGCGCCGAGACGAGGCGGGCTCCGCACCGTCGGCCGTTTGTAGGAAAAGACCGACCATAGCAGCCGCCAAAAGGGCGAACGTGTGTTTCTGCAGACGCATTACCTGAACTCCTGTATACTTAGGCCGGAACAACTTGGCACTCAAACACGACGATTTGGTACCCGCCGCCTCAAAAACGGGGCGTGCTTGTGGGTGCAAAACGATTTTCGGAAGACGTGTTCCATCAGTTTATCGCCGATTTTCAGACATTCGCAACAAAATTCCCTGCAGATGATGGCATCCCGAGGGCAGTTGCCTTCGCACAACCGGATCACGGAAGCGGCGTCGGAGCGGCAGAGTTTGCCGATCGATGGCATCGTGACGGCGAGAGCGGCCTTCAGAATCGCAACTTCGTGGGCGTCTGACGCCGTTTCGCGGTGCCGCAGACAGATCCGTGAGAAAACCGAGCTTCGGCGTCGCATCGGCAGGTCCGGGCTTCTACATTCCGCCGCATGGCACAACTTAGCATCAACAACGTTACTTTCGCGTTCTCTCAGCCCGCATTGCTGAAGGACGCGACGCTGCACATCGAACCCGGCGAACGGGTGGGCCTGGTGGGCCGCAACGGAGCGGGCAAGTCGACTCTACTGAAGATCATTAACCGCGAATTGCAGCCGGACGACGGCAGTCTGGACATTTCCGCCGACATCGTCGTGGCCAAGCTGGCTCAGGAAGTCCCCGAAGTCGACGGCCAGACCGCCTTCGACGTCGCCGCCGGCGGATTTGCTGAACTGGCCGAAGCCGTCAGCATCTATCGCAGCCTGAATGAAGCCATGCAGGCTGGCCGGGAACTCACCGCCGCCGAACAGACGTCCTACGACAACGCCAGCCACGCTCTGGCAGACGCGGAATTGTGGGACGCGGGCGATCGTCTGGAAGGACTTCTGGCAGAAATGCAACTGCCCTGCGACGTGCAGTTCAACGACCTTTCGGCCGGAATGAAACGACGCGTCCTTCTGGCTCAGGCCATGATCCGTCGCCCGGACATTCTGTTGCTGGACGAACCGACCAACCATCTGGACATCGAATCCATCGTCTGGCTGCAGTCGTACCTGAAACGCTTCACAGGGACGCTGGTCTTTATTACTCACGATCGAGTCTTCCTGCAGGACATCGCCAACCGCATTGTCGAAATTGACCGCGGCCGGCTGTTCGACTGGACCTGTGACTACGCCACATTCCTCAAACGCCGCGACGACATGCTCGCCGCCGAAGAGGTCGCTCAGGCACACTTCGATCGTAAGCTGGCAGAAGAAGAAAAATGGATTCGTCAGGGCATCAAAGCGCGAAGAACTCGTAACGAAGGCCGTGTCCGAGCCCTCAAAAAGATGCGTCAGGAACGCAGCGAACGACGCAGCAAGACGGGCACCGCCAAGCTACATCTGCAGGAAGCCGACCGATCGGGACGACTGGTCGCCGCCGTCAAAAACGTCACTCATGGCTTCGACGGCCCGCCGCTGATCACAGACTTCACAGCTACCGTTTACCGAGGCGATCGGATCGGCTTGATCGGTCCCAACGGAATCGGCAAGTCAACGCTGCTGAAGATCCTTCTGGGTGAACTCACGCCAAACTCCGGCACCGTACGACTCGGCACCAATCTTTCTGTCGCTTACTTCGACCAGTTGCGGGGCCAGTTAGATCCGTCCAAGTCCGCTCGCGAAAACGTCAGCGAAGGCACCGACGAACTTTTGATTCATGGCAAGAAGCGACATGTGATGGGCTATCTGCAGGACTTCCTGTTCGCGCCGGATCGAGCTCACACGCGAGTCGAATACTTAAGTGGCGGTGAACGAAACCGTTTGCTGCTGGCCAAGCTGCTGGCCAAACCCGCCAATGTCCTCGTCCTGGACGAACCCACCAACGACCTCGACGCAGAAACACTGGAACTACTGGAAGAAACACTGCCTCAGTTTGAAGGCACGATCCTATTGGTCAGCCACGACCGAGCGTTCCTGAATAACGTCGTCACCAGCACGATCGCCTTCGAAGGTGACGGAGTCGTCCGCGAATACGACGGCGGCTACGACGATTGGTTCCGTCAAAAAGAAGAAGGAGCTGCGGCGGCATCAAATCTGTTCACTGCACCCACAAAGACAGCACCATCGCCCGCTCCCGCTGCCAAAGCTAAAAAACTTAGCTACAAAGATCAGCGCGAGTTGGACGAGCTACCGAATCGCATTGACGAGTTAGAAACCTTGCAGGCCGAGTTACAGAATCAAATGGCGCAACCAGACTTCTTCAAACAGGACGGCGCCGAGATCGCTCAAGCCCAGGCCGACCTGCAAAAAATGGCCGACGAACTCGCCCACTGCTACCAACGCTGGGAAGAACTCGCCTAATGCCGGTACGCACCGGCGGGCGGTTGGCGTGGCGGGCGGTTGAGCAGGATGAACACGCAATCGCCGGCGTTGCTCCCGATGGTCGCCTTCGGGCCGGTGTGCATTGGCGTGGCGAACGCGTGAGCAGGATGATGGCGGAAGCGCCGGCATGGCTCCCGATCGTCGCATTCGGGCCGGTACGCACCGGCGGGCGGTTGGCGTGGTAAGCGTGTGAGCAGGATAAACACGCAATCGCCGGCGTTGCTCCCGATGGTCGCTGAGGTGGGTGTGACAGTCATCGCCGCTGCTATGGGACAATGCGAACCGGCGCTCGTTGCTATGCACGCCATGAGCTGGGGCGATTCTTAATCGGCGCAGTCCGCGCGCACTGCTTGCGACGCGAGAGGTGCGTTTTCAAGTCCTACTTTACTTCGGGTCGGTTCGCATTATGCTGAACAGGTCACCCTGCCCCTGCGGGTCGTGATTAAACACACACTATAGACCTTGAGATTGAGCGTGACGTATGGCGGACGCGAACACAAACGGGGACTCAGTCAAGGAGGGAACGGCGGATGACGAACTGCAGGTTCGTTTCGATAAGGTGCTTCGGAAAGAACGCGAAGCGATTCGGCGGCGGCGTGAATCGTTTCTGCCGCCGGAAGACGGGCTGCCACAAAACCTGACGGGACTCGTGTTTTCCGGCGGTGGCATTCGTAGCGCAACGTTCAATCTGGGAATTCTGCAAGCGCTGGCCGCATTCGATTCGCAACATGAGGCACCAGACAAGGATGCGGACGATGCATCAAACGCCGTTGATCGTCCGGCGACGACCGCGCCTGATTCCAACGACGATAAACAGCCCGGTCACCGCGAGACCGGTATTCTGCAGGCGTTCGACTACCTGTCGACTGTTTCCGGCGGTGGCTACATTGGAAGCTGGTTGTCGTCGTGGATCTACCACGAATCCGTCTGTACGGAACAGAAGTCCGACAAGAACAAGCCGGGTTCAACTAAGCCGCCATGTCTGTCGGCGTTGGTGAGTGTTCAACGCAAGCTCGCTCGTTCTGTGACTCGCAACCGTCGAGCGGATTCGGGCAATCAGATTGAACCGCAACAGGTGGCTCACCTGCGACAGTTCAGCAACTACCTGTCGCCTCAAGTGGGTCTGTTTTCATGCGATACATGGACACTGCTGTCGATCTATCTCCGCAATTTTCTGCTGAACCTGTTGCCGCTGGTGTTGCTCGCGTTTTCAGGACTCATCGGCGTACTGCTGATGGTCAAGATATTCGGCGCTTCCTTTAGCGAAAAAGTCGACTTTTGGGCGACGCCCTCACTTTTTCCGGGCATGACGCTGGCCCGTGTGTACGCGGTGCTTCTGACAATGCTGGGCTGGCTGACTTTCGCGCGCTGCCTTGCTGCCGTGAAACGAGCTCCCCGATCGTGGAGTACATTTTCGCCTGCGTTCTGGAAACTACTCTGGGTAATTCGTAACCCTGTTCGGGCAGCGAAAGGTGAAGAGCCGTCGGACGAACCGAAATTGGGCGACACGGCTTACACAATTCGAAGCATGACAGCGACAGTTGTCTGTTGTTCACTAACAGCCGTCTGCGCCGTTCCGTTCCTGGCGATGCACGATCGGCTGGAAAGGTTTGGAAGATGGATCTGCAGCGTATCTGGCCTGCAGACCTGGGCGGACGGGGGTACTGATGGGATTCTGAAATCTGTGGGAGAATTCGCCACCAGGGAACCGGCACTGATCGCATTGATGTCGTACGCGGCAATGCTGCATGCGGGGCCGGCTCTGTTTACCTTTTTTCACAAGGGACCAGACCCGAAGAAATCGTGGAGCCTCGGCCAGCGAATATGGAGTACCGGGGCGTCAGTCGCGTTCGGCACGATTTCCGGAGCTGTGGGTGGGCTTGTACTGTGGTTGTGCGTTGTCAGCCCCGACTGGAACGCGGCGGAAGAACCGGATCTCTACGTTGTCCTTGGCCCTCCGATCGTTTTGATGACGTTCTTTCTGGGCGTTGTTTGTGAGGTTGGATTTTCTTCGCGCAGTTCGTCCGTGCACGAACGTGAATGGTGGGCTCGCTTTGGCAGTTGGATGCTGATCATTGGATGCACCTGGCTGTTCGTTACGAGCGTCGCCGCGTATTCCGGCGCCGTGATCGACTGGCTGACTCCCAAGCTGCACGCAGCGGTGGCAACAGGAGCCATCAGTCTTTCGGCGGTGGGAGCGTGGCTGGGACAGCGATCCAACACCAGGAACAGTGGCACAGGACCGGTTAGCAATTTGGTTGTCCGGCTTGCTCCGGGGCTGTTTGTGGTCGGGCTGGTGATGTGCCTGTCATGGGTCGTCCGAACGAATGTATTGCAGGTCGCCAGTGAAAAGGAAGTACCGCTGCAGTACACGGAGCCGGTTCCCAAGTATGCACCGCGCAGCACAAAGACGACTCTCAGCATAGCGAAAGACGGTTCTGCGTCGTCTGTCCGAAGCGCTGAAACAACGGAAGCAACCAGTCGTTATCCGCGCGTCTATCGGTTGGGCGTAGAACGGATTCGTCACGCGATTCAACACGCTTACTCCAGCACGTTGTGGCTGTGCTTGATCGTGCCGGCGGCCGTGGCGTTGGTGCTCTCCACGCGATTCGACATTAATCAACATTCCCTCAATCGCGGCTACGCGAATCGACTGATCCGCTGCTATCTGGGGGCGACCAACCCCAACCGACGCCCTCAGGCAACCACGGGCTTCGATCCGGAAGACGACTTTCCGGTGGCGTCACTGTCCCCACTTCCGCCGGGAGTCCGAATTGAACCTGAAGAACCTGACCTGCTGGAACGTCTTTACCGAGGGCTCGTGATCGGCCTGCCGCTTGCCTACAACGTCGCGACAGAAAACATCACACAGAAGCCAACGGAACAGGACTCAGCAGACGACAAGCCGCCTCGTTTCTACGACGGGCCTTTGCATCTGATTAACACCGCACTGAATGTGTTTTCCAGCCACGACTTAAGTCGTCAGGAACGGCGTGCAGAATCGTTTGTGATTTCTCCATTGTACACCGGCTACGTACTGGCTGGGGAAACACAACAAACGCCGTCGGCTCCACAAAAGAGCGACACTCTTCCCGAGCAGACGGCCGAAACATTTGAAGAACCGCCGTTGGAATATTTCGTTCCGACGGCGGGTTACGCAGACGATATCAAACTTGGTTCGGCGTTCGCCATTTCAGGAGCGGCCGCCAGTCCAAACATGGGATATCACACCATGCCATCGCTGGCGGCGCTGATGACCTTGTTCAACGTTCGAACAGGTTGGTGGCTGCCGAACACCAATCAAACAGACCGAGTTGCTTTGCACAGTTCCGGTCCGTGGTACGGATTACGATACGTGGCACGCGAACTCTTCAGCCGTACCACGCGACGTTCCAAATACATCTACACCAGCGATGGCGGACACTTCGAAAACCTTGGCGCGTACGAACTGATTCGGCGGCGCTGTCGGTTTATCATCGTGACAGACGCGACCGCCGACCCATTGTATCAGGGCTACGACTTTGCAGGTCTGGTTCGCAAGTGCCGGATTGACTTCGGTGTTGAAATTGAAATTTCGACGCACGGCATCGAACCGGACGGCATCGCTACGATGCGGGCCGGGAAGCAGCGAGTCACACTTGATGATCGCATCTCCGGCTGCAACTATGCTCTGGGCATCATTCGCTATCCGCCATCGGAAGTGACAGACGAAGAGGCGGCGGAACCATCGTTGAATTCGGACGGGCTATTGATTTACATCAAATCATCGATGGCCGAAGCTGACGCAAAAGACCAACCCGATTTGCGCGAGTACGCTCTTCTGAATCCTTCGTTTCCGCATGAACCGACGCTGGATCAGTTTTTCAGCGAATCTCAGTTCGAAAGTTATCGCCTGCTGGGCGATCGAGTGATGACTCGCGTACTAAAGGACTTGTTCCAGCCGCCAGACGACGACGATGCGGATGACGCCCCACGAGCTAATCAACCGGAGGCCGAATCTGCACGCGACGCGGATGTGGCGACGGGCGAGCGTCAAATCGACACTGGACAGCCCCAGACCAAAGGCGAACCACTGGCGCTCGCGCTCTAGAATCTTGTCGACATGAAACGCAGCTACAGTGCTCAGGACATGTCGTCGGTCACATCGCTGCCATCCGGCTGGATTGACGCCCGTCCCGGCGGCGGGCCACCGGAACCAACGGTGCATTCTGTCAGCAATGTGGAATCCGTACGACGAGACGT
This DNA window, taken from Fuerstiella marisgermanici, encodes the following:
- a CDS encoding ATP-binding cassette domain-containing protein, with product MAQLSINNVTFAFSQPALLKDATLHIEPGERVGLVGRNGAGKSTLLKIINRELQPDDGSLDISADIVVAKLAQEVPEVDGQTAFDVAAGGFAELAEAVSIYRSLNEAMQAGRELTAAEQTSYDNASHALADAELWDAGDRLEGLLAEMQLPCDVQFNDLSAGMKRRVLLAQAMIRRPDILLLDEPTNHLDIESIVWLQSYLKRFTGTLVFITHDRVFLQDIANRIVEIDRGRLFDWTCDYATFLKRRDDMLAAEEVAQAHFDRKLAEEEKWIRQGIKARRTRNEGRVRALKKMRQERSERRSKTGTAKLHLQEADRSGRLVAAVKNVTHGFDGPPLITDFTATVYRGDRIGLIGPNGIGKSTLLKILLGELTPNSGTVRLGTNLSVAYFDQLRGQLDPSKSARENVSEGTDELLIHGKKRHVMGYLQDFLFAPDRAHTRVEYLSGGERNRLLLAKLLAKPANVLVLDEPTNDLDAETLELLEETLPQFEGTILLVSHDRAFLNNVVTSTIAFEGDGVVREYDGGYDDWFRQKEEGAAAASNLFTAPTKTAPSPAPAAKAKKLSYKDQRELDELPNRIDELETLQAELQNQMAQPDFFKQDGAEIAQAQADLQKMADELAHCYQRWEELA
- a CDS encoding patatin-like phospholipase family protein gives rise to the protein MADANTNGDSVKEGTADDELQVRFDKVLRKEREAIRRRRESFLPPEDGLPQNLTGLVFSGGGIRSATFNLGILQALAAFDSQHEAPDKDADDASNAVDRPATTAPDSNDDKQPGHRETGILQAFDYLSTVSGGGYIGSWLSSWIYHESVCTEQKSDKNKPGSTKPPCLSALVSVQRKLARSVTRNRRADSGNQIEPQQVAHLRQFSNYLSPQVGLFSCDTWTLLSIYLRNFLLNLLPLVLLAFSGLIGVLLMVKIFGASFSEKVDFWATPSLFPGMTLARVYAVLLTMLGWLTFARCLAAVKRAPRSWSTFSPAFWKLLWVIRNPVRAAKGEEPSDEPKLGDTAYTIRSMTATVVCCSLTAVCAVPFLAMHDRLERFGRWICSVSGLQTWADGGTDGILKSVGEFATREPALIALMSYAAMLHAGPALFTFFHKGPDPKKSWSLGQRIWSTGASVAFGTISGAVGGLVLWLCVVSPDWNAAEEPDLYVVLGPPIVLMTFFLGVVCEVGFSSRSSSVHEREWWARFGSWMLIIGCTWLFVTSVAAYSGAVIDWLTPKLHAAVATGAISLSAVGAWLGQRSNTRNSGTGPVSNLVVRLAPGLFVVGLVMCLSWVVRTNVLQVASEKEVPLQYTEPVPKYAPRSTKTTLSIAKDGSASSVRSAETTEATSRYPRVYRLGVERIRHAIQHAYSSTLWLCLIVPAAVALVLSTRFDINQHSLNRGYANRLIRCYLGATNPNRRPQATTGFDPEDDFPVASLSPLPPGVRIEPEEPDLLERLYRGLVIGLPLAYNVATENITQKPTEQDSADDKPPRFYDGPLHLINTALNVFSSHDLSRQERRAESFVISPLYTGYVLAGETQQTPSAPQKSDTLPEQTAETFEEPPLEYFVPTAGYADDIKLGSAFAISGAAASPNMGYHTMPSLAALMTLFNVRTGWWLPNTNQTDRVALHSSGPWYGLRYVARELFSRTTRRSKYIYTSDGGHFENLGAYELIRRRCRFIIVTDATADPLYQGYDFAGLVRKCRIDFGVEIEISTHGIEPDGIATMRAGKQRVTLDDRISGCNYALGIIRYPPSEVTDEEAAEPSLNSDGLLIYIKSSMAEADAKDQPDLREYALLNPSFPHEPTLDQFFSESQFESYRLLGDRVMTRVLKDLFQPPDDDDADDAPRANQPEAESARDADVATGERQIDTGQPQTKGEPLALAL